AGAAACCGCTGTTTTTAAGTGGCGGCATTGGAATTGAAGAAATACCCGCAATAAAAAACCTTAAAATTCCGATTTACGCGATTGATGTAAACAGTAAATTTGAGACAGAACCGGGATTAAAAAATAAAAGTTTATTAAGAAAGTTTCAGAAAAATCTAAAACCTGCAACTTTAAACCCTAAACAACTACACAATGAATTATAATGTCAACGAAAAGGGATATTACGGAGAATTTGGAGGAGCTTACATTCCAGAAATGTTATATCCAAATGTAGAAGAATTACGCCAAAACTATTTAAAAATAACAAGCGAGCCAGATTTTAAAGCAGAATTTGACCAATTGCTAAAAGATTATGTTGGACGTCCAAGTCCGCTTTATTTTGCAAAACGCTTATCAGAGAAATACAATACCAAAATCTATTTAAAAAGAGAAGACTTAAACCATACCGGAGCCCACAAAGTCAACAATACGATTGGGCAAATATTGGTAGCAAAACGTTTGGGTAAAAAACGAATTATTGCCGAAACCGGAGCAGGTCAACACGGTGTCGCAACAGCAACAGTTTGTGCACTTATGGGCTTGGAATGTATCGTTTATATGGGCGAAATCGACATTGCTCGTCAGGCACCAAATGTGGCCCGTATGAAAATGTTAGGCGCTGAGGTTCGTCCCGCACTTTCTGGTTCAAGAACCTTAAAAGACGCTACAAACGAAGCCATTCGCGACTGGATCAACAATCCGGTTGATACACATTATATTATTGGATCTGCCATTGGTCCACATCCTTATCCGGATATGGTTACGCGTTTTCAAAGTGTAATTTCAGAAGAAATAAAATGGCAGTTAAAAGAAAAAGAAGGACGCGAAAATCCTGATTATGTAGTTGCTTGTATTGGTGGCGGAAGTAATGCTGCAGGAACTTATTATCACTTTTTGCATGAACCGCAAGTCGGAATTATTGCTGTTGAAGCAGCCGGAAAAGGTGTTGATAGCGGTCACAGTGCGGCAACAAGCAAATTAGGAAAAGTAGGTGTTATTCACGGTTGCAAAACCCTTTTAATGCAAACTCCTGACGGACAAATTACAGAGCCTTATTCTATTTCAGCAGGTTTAGATTACCCTGGAGTTGGACCAATGCACGCACATTTGGCACAAACTGGTCGTGGCGAATTTTTCTCCGTAACTGATGACGATGCTATGAATGCCGGTTTACAGCTTACCAAGTTAGAAGGAATTATTCCAGCGATCGAGAGCGCGCATGCTTTTGCCGTTTTAGATCAAAAGAAGTTTAAACCAACAGATATTGTAGTTATCAGTCTATCAGGTCGTGGCGACAAAGATTTAGACAATTATATCGATTATTTTAAATTATAAGATTAATTTGGGCGTCCTCCACCGCGGCGGACGGGCTATCCGCTATAATCCCGATTAACAAAAACTACGACTAAAAAGCCTTGTTTTTCTAAATCGGGAGATACCGCTCCAAACAAAGTTCACTGAACTCCAATAAAAAATAGAATCAAGTGAAGTAATCCCTAACGCAAACAAATAACGAGAAAAATAATAATTTATGGAACAGTTATTCTCTTACGGAACATTACGGTCGAAACAAATTCAAATGCAGATTTTTAATAAAGTCCTGACCGGAACTCCGGATCAACTTTTGGGTTACAAACTAAAAAGCCTGCAAATAGAAGAAGAATTTGGAATGGCAGATTATGTCGTAGTCGTAGCAAGCGAAATTCCTGCAGATATTATACACGGTGTTGTTTTTAATGTCTCAGATTCAGATTTAGCCAAAGTTGACTTATTTGAATCTAATGCTTACAAAAGAGTTCAGGTCAAGTTAAAATCAGGAACAACAGCCTGGATTTATATGGAAAGTTAAATAATAGTAAGCAATGATACTAGCCGCAGCACAAACAAAACCAACACGAGGAGATATTCAAGCTAATTTATCAGATCATTATCGTCTTATAAAATTGGCTGTAAAAAACGGAGCACAATTAATTACATTTCCTGAAATGTCTATTACAGGTTATGAAAGAGAACATGCTCAGAAATTAGCCTTCACAAAAGACGATTCAAGACTTGAAGATTTAAAAAAGCTAGCTGTCGAAAATAATATCATTATTATCGCAGGTACACCAATTCAAATAGAATCAGAATTGTTTATTGGGGAATTTATTATTTCTCCTGACAACTCCGTTTCTATATATACGAAGCAATTTTTGCATGAAGGCGAAGACGAGTTTTTTCAATCTACTTTCGATTACAATCCAATGATTACGATTGAAGATCAAAAAATTTCCTTTGCCATTTGTGCTGATATTGATAATCCGCTGCATCCGGAAAATGCCTGCAAAAGAGAAACTGATATTTATATTGCCAACATTTTCTTTACGGTTAACGGAATCCCAAGTGCTTATCAAGACTTGCAAAGTTACGCTCAAAAACATAAAATGAATGTTTTGATGTCGAATTTCAGCGGTGAATCCTGGGGACGTCCAGCTGGAGGAAAAAGTGCTTTCTGGAATAAAAACGGAGAATTAATTGCACAAATAAACGATTCAGATTCCGGACTTTTATTAGTAGAAAGTAAAGATGAAAATTGGACAAGTAAGATTGTTATTGCTTAAAAATAATGCCACAGATTTCACAGATTCTCACAGATTGAATTAAGCAGATGAAATAAAAAAATCATTTTAATCTGTGAAATCTGTGGCAAAAAAAATAAAACTTAATAAAATACCTAACAGGTTTTATCCCGAAGCTTCGGGACTGTTAGGATAAAAAATAAAAATGATGAACAGAATAACTCAAAAATTACAAGAAGATAAAA
Above is a genomic segment from uncultured Flavobacterium sp. containing:
- the trpB gene encoding tryptophan synthase subunit beta, whose product is MNYNVNEKGYYGEFGGAYIPEMLYPNVEELRQNYLKITSEPDFKAEFDQLLKDYVGRPSPLYFAKRLSEKYNTKIYLKREDLNHTGAHKVNNTIGQILVAKRLGKKRIIAETGAGQHGVATATVCALMGLECIVYMGEIDIARQAPNVARMKMLGAEVRPALSGSRTLKDATNEAIRDWINNPVDTHYIIGSAIGPHPYPDMVTRFQSVISEEIKWQLKEKEGRENPDYVVACIGGGSNAAGTYYHFLHEPQVGIIAVEAAGKGVDSGHSAATSKLGKVGVIHGCKTLLMQTPDGQITEPYSISAGLDYPGVGPMHAHLAQTGRGEFFSVTDDDAMNAGLQLTKLEGIIPAIESAHAFAVLDQKKFKPTDIVVISLSGRGDKDLDNYIDYFKL
- a CDS encoding gamma-glutamylcyclotransferase family protein — its product is MEQLFSYGTLRSKQIQMQIFNKVLTGTPDQLLGYKLKSLQIEEEFGMADYVVVVASEIPADIIHGVVFNVSDSDLAKVDLFESNAYKRVQVKLKSGTTAWIYMES
- a CDS encoding carbon-nitrogen hydrolase family protein, which translates into the protein MILAAAQTKPTRGDIQANLSDHYRLIKLAVKNGAQLITFPEMSITGYEREHAQKLAFTKDDSRLEDLKKLAVENNIIIIAGTPIQIESELFIGEFIISPDNSVSIYTKQFLHEGEDEFFQSTFDYNPMITIEDQKISFAICADIDNPLHPENACKRETDIYIANIFFTVNGIPSAYQDLQSYAQKHKMNVLMSNFSGESWGRPAGGKSAFWNKNGELIAQINDSDSGLLLVESKDENWTSKIVIA